One window from the genome of Metabacillus flavus encodes:
- the glgA gene encoding glycogen synthase GlgA: protein MKILFAVSECVPFVKSGGLADVAGALPKELTRLGSDVRVIMPKYGQIPEKYREQMTKVKEIEVAVGWRSQFCGIEVFEMDGVTYYFLDNEYYFKRDSLYGHYDDGERFSFFSRAVLEAIKAIDFQPDVIHSHDWHTGMVAYFLNEVYAADPFYAEMKTVFTIHNLEFQGIFPQEIIYDLLNLGHEDFTADKLEFYQCVNFMKAAIISSSAITTVSPTYMEEIQTPYYGERLDGLLRAKGASLHGILNGIDDTIYNPAKDAFLKAPFDVSTLEKKQDNKAALQKMFGLPEKPDVPVISMVTRLTKQKGLDLVRHVMEEMVDSDTQWIILGTGEDEFENYFRHMEHKYPENVKAYIGFDEPLAHRVYAGSDLFLMPSRFEPCGLGQLIALRYGSIPVVRETGGLNDTVLSYNEATGEGNGFSFKSFNAHDMMHTVRRALSIYREDKELWNKLVRNAMSQDYSWSQSASKYNQLYTDLMGSGSIVLK, encoded by the coding sequence GTGAAAATTTTGTTTGCCGTATCTGAATGTGTGCCTTTCGTCAAATCCGGCGGTTTGGCCGATGTAGCCGGGGCGCTGCCGAAAGAACTTACCCGGTTAGGATCTGATGTAAGAGTCATCATGCCGAAGTATGGGCAGATTCCCGAAAAATACAGAGAACAGATGACAAAAGTAAAAGAGATTGAAGTGGCTGTAGGCTGGAGATCTCAGTTCTGCGGCATTGAAGTTTTTGAGATGGATGGGGTTACGTATTATTTTCTGGATAACGAATATTATTTTAAACGTGACTCTTTGTATGGGCATTACGATGATGGCGAAAGGTTTTCATTTTTTTCAAGAGCCGTTCTGGAAGCAATTAAAGCCATCGATTTTCAGCCCGATGTTATTCATAGCCATGATTGGCATACAGGCATGGTGGCATATTTCCTGAATGAGGTGTATGCAGCTGATCCATTTTATGCTGAAATGAAAACAGTCTTTACGATTCATAATCTTGAGTTTCAAGGGATTTTCCCTCAGGAGATCATTTATGATCTCCTGAACCTTGGACATGAGGATTTCACAGCCGATAAATTGGAATTTTATCAATGCGTGAACTTCATGAAAGCAGCGATCATTTCTTCTTCAGCCATTACTACCGTCAGCCCAACCTATATGGAAGAAATTCAGACTCCTTATTATGGTGAGCGTCTTGACGGATTGCTGAGGGCAAAAGGCGCCTCCCTACATGGAATCCTGAATGGAATCGATGACACAATTTACAATCCTGCAAAAGATGCTTTCCTCAAAGCACCTTTTGATGTGTCAACTCTTGAGAAGAAACAGGATAATAAAGCTGCTTTGCAAAAAATGTTCGGTCTTCCTGAAAAACCCGATGTCCCGGTTATCTCCATGGTTACAAGGCTGACTAAACAAAAGGGTCTTGATCTTGTGCGACATGTGATGGAAGAGATGGTGGACAGCGATACGCAGTGGATCATTCTTGGCACAGGCGAAGATGAGTTTGAAAACTATTTCCGCCATATGGAACATAAATATCCTGAGAATGTAAAAGCGTACATAGGCTTTGATGAGCCATTAGCCCACAGAGTGTATGCAGGTTCTGACTTATTCCTGATGCCTTCCAGATTTGAACCTTGCGGACTTGGACAGCTTATAGCCCTTCGATATGGCTCGATCCCTGTGGTTCGGGAAACCGGCGGTCTGAATGATACGGTTCTTTCCTACAACGAAGCAACAGGTGAAGGAAATGGATTTTCATTCAAAAGTTTTAATGCTCATGACATGATGCATACGGTTAGGCGTGCTCTCTCTATTTACAGAGAGGATAAAGAATTATGGAATAAACTTGTCAGGAACGCAATGAGCCAGGATTACAGCTGGTCTCAATCTGCCAGCAAATACAATCAGCTCTATACTGATTTGATGGGAAGTGGGAGTATTGTTCTCAAGTAA
- a CDS encoding sugar phosphate nucleotidyltransferase, which produces MNMSMLGIIDATAHSQNIDDLIQNRSMAAIPFGGRYRLIDFVLSNLVNSGVDSVAIFPKYQYRSLMDHLGSGKEWDLNRKRDGLFFFPSPHLHDEYDEFGSFRQFKDHFDYFKRSRQEYTVITNSHTVCNIDFCKVLKHHIEMGCDVTEITKEGNSLQMYVLKTSLLKDLISSYDNNGFTTLNQVVNEGRSQLNICEYAYNGYVSVIDSIQSYFRYSLDLLKPEVWKELFPKAAPIYTKVKDEPPTKYLKSSYVRNSMIANGCRIEGHVENSIIFRAVHIGKDTVIKNGIIMQKSTVGENCVLDNVILDKDVKIGSHEVLKGTMEHPIVLRKGSVQGVLIKS; this is translated from the coding sequence ATGAACATGAGCATGCTTGGAATAATTGATGCAACAGCGCATAGCCAGAATATTGATGATTTAATACAAAATCGTTCAATGGCTGCTATTCCCTTTGGTGGAAGATATAGATTAATAGATTTTGTACTTTCTAATTTGGTTAATTCAGGAGTAGACAGCGTCGCTATATTCCCTAAATACCAATACCGTTCTTTAATGGATCACCTTGGATCAGGAAAAGAGTGGGATTTAAACAGAAAACGGGACGGCCTGTTCTTTTTCCCTTCTCCGCATCTGCATGATGAATACGATGAATTCGGATCGTTCCGCCAATTCAAAGATCATTTTGATTATTTCAAAAGAAGCCGTCAGGAATATACAGTTATTACAAACAGCCATACTGTTTGCAACATTGATTTCTGCAAAGTCCTTAAGCACCATATTGAAATGGGCTGCGATGTAACGGAAATCACTAAAGAAGGCAATTCTCTGCAAATGTATGTGCTTAAAACCTCACTGCTGAAAGATTTAATTTCCTCCTATGATAACAATGGATTTACAACATTAAATCAAGTAGTAAATGAAGGCAGATCCCAGCTGAACATCTGTGAATATGCGTATAACGGCTACGTTTCGGTGATTGATTCCATTCAGTCTTATTTCCGCTACAGTCTTGATCTGTTAAAGCCGGAAGTTTGGAAAGAGCTTTTCCCTAAAGCTGCGCCTATTTATACGAAAGTAAAGGATGAACCTCCTACTAAATATCTTAAATCCTCATATGTACGCAATTCTATGATTGCAAATGGCTGCCGTATTGAAGGGCATGTAGAAAATTCCATCATCTTCAGAGCAGTTCATATTGGCAAAGATACTGTAATAAAAAATGGGATTATTATGCAGAAATCCACTGTGGGCGAAAACTGCGTGCTTGATAACGTTATTCTAGATAAGGATGTTAAAATTGGAAGCCACGAAGTTCTGAAAGGTACAATGGAGCACCCAATTGTTCTGCGCAAAGGATCTGTCCAAGGAGTGCTGATTAAGTCGTGA
- a CDS encoding glucose-1-phosphate adenylyltransferase — translation MKKKCVAMLLAGGKGSRLSSLTKNLAKPAVPFGGKYRIIDFTLSNCTNSGIDTVGVLTQYQPLVLHSYIGIGSAWDLDRKNGGVTVLPPYAESSEVKWYKGTASAIYQNLNYLEQYDPEYVLILSGDHIYKMDYSKMLDYHVERNADVSISVIEVPWEEANRFGIMNTNEQMEVVEFDEKPQNPKNNLASMGVYIFKWSVLQEYLEMDERNPYSSNDFGKDVIPLLIEEKKKLVAYPYKGYWKDVGTVKSLWEANMDLLKDDPELNLFSQDWRIYSVNPNQPPQFISAEAEVTDSLVNEGCVVYGTVQHSVLFQGVTVGKDTFLKKCVVMPDAVIGNNVYIENAIVPSGMTIEDGTVIRSNPELEEVLLVTPDYIRQQQVAARDAEVTEKRT, via the coding sequence ATGAAAAAGAAATGCGTAGCAATGCTTCTGGCAGGGGGGAAAGGCAGCCGTCTTAGTTCATTAACTAAGAATTTGGCGAAGCCTGCCGTTCCATTTGGAGGGAAATACAGAATAATCGATTTTACTCTGAGCAATTGCACAAACTCTGGAATTGATACTGTAGGGGTTCTTACACAGTACCAGCCGCTTGTTCTTCACTCGTATATCGGAATTGGAAGCGCGTGGGACCTGGATCGTAAAAATGGAGGGGTAACCGTACTTCCCCCATATGCAGAATCCTCTGAAGTAAAATGGTATAAAGGCACAGCAAGTGCCATCTACCAGAATTTAAATTATTTAGAGCAATATGACCCTGAATACGTACTGATTCTTTCTGGTGATCACATCTATAAGATGGATTACTCTAAGATGCTGGACTACCATGTTGAAAGAAACGCCGACGTTTCCATTTCAGTTATTGAAGTCCCTTGGGAAGAAGCAAACAGATTCGGAATCATGAACACGAACGAGCAGATGGAAGTCGTTGAGTTCGATGAAAAACCTCAAAATCCTAAAAATAACCTCGCTTCAATGGGCGTATATATCTTTAAATGGTCTGTCCTTCAGGAATATTTGGAGATGGATGAGCGCAATCCGTATTCCAGCAATGACTTTGGGAAAGACGTTATTCCACTCCTGATTGAAGAAAAGAAAAAGCTTGTAGCTTATCCGTACAAAGGGTACTGGAAAGACGTAGGAACTGTGAAAAGTCTATGGGAAGCAAATATGGATCTATTAAAAGACGATCCTGAGCTTAATCTGTTCAGTCAGGATTGGAGAATTTATTCTGTCAATCCAAACCAGCCGCCGCAATTTATTTCTGCAGAAGCAGAAGTAACCGATTCTCTTGTAAATGAGGGCTGTGTTGTATACGGAACCGTACAGCATTCCGTCCTGTTCCAGGGTGTAACAGTGGGCAAAGATACCTTCCTTAAAAAGTGTGTTGTCATGCCGGATGCGGTAATTGGAAACAACGTCTATATTGAGAATGCCATCGTTCCAAGCGGAATGACCATTGAGGATGGAACGGTTATTCGCTCAAACCCTGAATTAGAAGAAGTCCTGCTTGTTACTCCGGACTATATTAGACAGCAGCAAGTGGCTGCGCGCGATGCAGAAGTCACTGAAAAAAGAACGTAA
- the glgB gene encoding 1,4-alpha-glucan branching enzyme has protein sequence MIASPTDFEVHLFHEGSLFKSFEQFGAHFKTIDGVSGVQFTVWAPHAKQVRIAGDFNQWKGTDYVLEKVSNEGIWTGFFPDLKLGDVYKYELIAKNGSRLLKADPFAFYSELKPNTASIVADLEGYKWNDQKWQRKKKTKNIYQKPVFIYEVNLASWKKKEDGSLYSYKELSEELIPYAIDHGFTHIELMPVIEHPYDRSWGYQGTGYFSATSRYGTPKEFMEFIDVCHQNDLGVIMDWVPGHFCKDAHGLYMFDGEPVFEYTNYNDRENVVWGTANFDLGKPEVHSFLISNALFWLEKYHIDGFRVDAVANMLYWPNSDSFENPYAVNFLKKLNETVFAYDPHTLMIAEDSTDWPLVTSPVSDGGLGFNYKWNMGWMNDVLEYMETDQHDRKHIHHKMTFSLMYAFNENFILPFSHDEVVHGKKSLLNKMPGDYWQKFAQLRLLLGYMLVHPGKKLLFMGSEFGQFDEWKDLEQLDWFLEDYELHRDTRVYFKELMNVYKKQKPLYELDHSPEGFEWIDADNAEQSIYSFMRKGSKEGEVLVAVCNFRSDVYHGYKIGVPADTRYVEILNSDDVHFGGSGQVNIKELKAEKEELHGQPYSISMTVPPFGFSLLRAIKKRRENNNEKEMRSNASGRGERQPS, from the coding sequence ATGATTGCAAGTCCTACAGATTTTGAGGTTCATTTGTTTCATGAAGGAAGCCTGTTTAAGAGCTTTGAACAATTTGGCGCTCATTTTAAGACTATTGATGGAGTAAGCGGAGTTCAATTCACTGTGTGGGCACCACATGCAAAACAGGTAAGAATTGCTGGTGATTTTAACCAGTGGAAGGGCACGGATTACGTACTTGAGAAAGTAAGCAATGAAGGGATATGGACTGGGTTCTTTCCGGATTTGAAGCTAGGAGATGTATATAAGTACGAACTGATTGCCAAAAATGGTTCCAGGCTGCTGAAAGCTGACCCGTTTGCTTTTTATTCAGAGCTTAAACCTAATACAGCTTCTATTGTAGCCGATTTGGAAGGGTACAAATGGAACGATCAAAAGTGGCAAAGAAAGAAAAAAACAAAAAATATTTATCAAAAGCCTGTCTTTATTTATGAGGTCAATTTAGCTTCCTGGAAGAAGAAAGAGGATGGAAGCCTTTATTCATATAAAGAACTAAGCGAAGAGTTAATACCTTATGCAATCGATCATGGATTTACCCATATTGAGCTCATGCCGGTAATTGAACATCCATATGACCGCTCATGGGGCTATCAGGGAACAGGATATTTCTCTGCAACAAGCCGATATGGTACACCTAAGGAGTTTATGGAGTTTATCGATGTCTGCCATCAAAACGACCTTGGAGTGATCATGGATTGGGTTCCGGGACATTTTTGCAAGGACGCACATGGTCTATATATGTTTGACGGGGAGCCGGTATTTGAATATACAAACTACAATGATCGGGAAAATGTAGTCTGGGGTACAGCCAATTTCGATTTGGGCAAACCGGAAGTACATAGCTTTTTGATCTCGAATGCCCTGTTTTGGCTGGAGAAATATCATATAGATGGTTTCCGCGTAGATGCGGTAGCTAACATGCTTTATTGGCCAAATAGTGATTCGTTTGAAAATCCATACGCTGTAAACTTTTTGAAAAAGCTGAATGAGACAGTTTTTGCCTATGATCCTCATACACTTATGATTGCTGAAGACTCTACTGATTGGCCTTTGGTTACTAGCCCTGTTTCGGATGGAGGGCTGGGATTCAATTATAAATGGAATATGGGCTGGATGAATGATGTGCTGGAGTATATGGAGACGGACCAGCATGACCGCAAGCATATTCATCATAAGATGACTTTTTCTCTCATGTATGCTTTTAATGAAAATTTTATTCTTCCATTCTCTCATGATGAAGTGGTTCATGGGAAAAAGTCACTTCTAAATAAAATGCCTGGTGATTACTGGCAAAAGTTTGCTCAGCTGCGCTTGCTGCTAGGCTACATGCTGGTTCATCCGGGGAAGAAACTTCTTTTTATGGGGTCTGAATTCGGCCAGTTCGATGAATGGAAAGATCTCGAGCAGCTCGATTGGTTCCTGGAGGATTATGAGCTTCACCGTGATACAAGGGTTTATTTTAAAGAACTAATGAATGTTTATAAAAAGCAAAAGCCTCTTTATGAATTGGATCATTCTCCGGAAGGATTTGAATGGATTGATGCAGACAACGCGGAACAAAGTATTTATTCCTTCATGAGAAAAGGATCTAAAGAAGGGGAAGTGCTTGTTGCAGTCTGTAATTTCAGAAGCGATGTGTATCACGGATACAAAATCGGGGTACCGGCAGACACGAGATATGTAGAGATTTTGAATAGTGATGATGTTCATTTCGGAGGTTCCGGTCAGGTGAATATCAAAGAATTGAAAGCTGAAAAAGAGGAACTTCATGGCCAGCCGTACAGCATCAGCATGACGGTCCCGCCATTTGGTTTTAGCTTGCTGAGAGCAATTAAAAAGAGAAGGGAGAACAACAATGAAAAAGAAATGCGTAGCAATGCTTCTGGCAGGGGGGAAAGGCAGCCGTCTTAG
- a CDS encoding GNAT family N-acetyltransferase, with amino-acid sequence MKPDFTLKHAYMEFYEEWKNSEEKIVPWVVAENPADFEKYLHYLKEQEQGKNIPENFVPHSTYWLLLDKDRIAGAVNIRHRLNEYLKERGGHIGYGIRPSERQKGYATAILSLALAETKRMGIKEVLVTCDKTNIASEKTIIKNGGKFDSEFTEENGNVVKRFWIAD; translated from the coding sequence ATGAAACCGGATTTTACTCTTAAACATGCATATATGGAGTTTTATGAGGAATGGAAAAACTCAGAAGAAAAAATCGTTCCATGGGTGGTAGCTGAAAACCCTGCTGACTTTGAAAAGTATCTGCACTATTTAAAGGAACAGGAGCAGGGGAAAAACATTCCTGAGAATTTTGTACCCCACTCTACCTATTGGCTTCTTTTGGACAAGGATCGCATTGCAGGAGCGGTTAACATCAGGCATAGGCTGAATGAATACTTAAAAGAACGGGGAGGCCACATTGGATACGGAATAAGACCTTCTGAGAGGCAAAAAGGATATGCCACAGCAATCCTGTCCCTGGCCCTGGCTGAAACAAAACGAATGGGGATTAAAGAAGTACTGGTTACGTGCGACAAAACCAATATCGCCTCAGAGAAGACGATTATAAAAAATGGAGGAAAATTCGATTCAGAGTTTACTGAAGAAAACGGGAATGTTGTAAAGCGATTTTGGATAGCCGATTGA
- a CDS encoding MGMT family protein encodes MKPFTEKAIQIIKSIPEGRVMTYGQIAFAAGSPRGARQVVRVLHTMSRKYSLPWHRVISSKGELSIKDQDVLEQQKKALSIEGVEIETGNKISLQKFQHHIHEEM; translated from the coding sequence ATGAAACCATTTACGGAAAAGGCTATTCAAATAATAAAAAGCATTCCGGAGGGCCGGGTTATGACTTATGGACAAATTGCATTTGCAGCCGGAAGTCCGAGAGGAGCAAGACAGGTTGTAAGAGTTCTTCATACGATGAGCAGGAAATATAGTCTGCCTTGGCATAGAGTGATCAGTTCCAAAGGAGAACTATCCATTAAAGACCAGGATGTTCTTGAACAGCAGAAAAAAGCTTTATCTATAGAAGGAGTTGAAATCGAAACAGGGAATAAAATATCGCTTCAGAAATTTCAGCATCATATTCATGAGGAAATGTGA
- the thiT gene encoding energy-coupled thiamine transporter ThiT produces the protein MKNQKLLFLSETAILTALALLLDMLSSFFIKMPQGGSLSFGMIPIFIMSFRWGLKGGLLTGLLTGILQPILGPAFIVHPAQAILDYPLPFMLAGTSGLFAGWVHSALKQNKWSSLAAVMAATLLGSALRLASHVLSGIVFFGSYAPKGTPVFIYSLVYNATWMIPTWIVAALAIWLVIMNSPVLIKSNAKKTASH, from the coding sequence ATGAAAAACCAAAAACTGCTATTCTTATCCGAAACAGCAATTTTAACTGCTCTGGCACTGTTGCTGGACATGCTTTCAAGTTTTTTCATCAAGATGCCTCAAGGCGGGTCACTGTCATTTGGAATGATTCCAATATTTATTATGTCCTTCAGGTGGGGTCTTAAAGGCGGATTGCTCACAGGCCTTCTGACCGGAATTCTCCAGCCAATTTTGGGACCTGCTTTTATCGTACATCCTGCCCAGGCTATTTTGGACTATCCGCTGCCTTTCATGCTTGCTGGTACGAGCGGCTTGTTTGCAGGATGGGTACACTCTGCATTGAAGCAAAATAAATGGAGCAGCCTGGCCGCTGTTATGGCGGCAACCTTGCTTGGTTCAGCTCTTCGGCTTGCTTCACACGTTTTATCCGGAATCGTCTTTTTTGGCTCGTACGCACCTAAGGGCACTCCCGTTTTCATTTACTCACTTGTGTACAATGCAACCTGGATGATCCCTACTTGGATAGTCGCTGCCCTTGCTATCTGGCTAGTCATTATGAATTCACCCGTGCTAATTAAAAGCAATGCAAAAAAAACCGCAAGCCATTGA
- a CDS encoding class D sortase: protein MKHFLPLVKKKRTLLLFSAVILFAAGVFLTSTNAFKLAKAYFFYEQQKADYHVIKTAPAKASETEGAKPSPLYETRPVKGERMGELIIPKLEAVLPIYHGTDEDELEKGVGHFAQSVLPGEKDNSVLSGHRDTVFRQLGKVGENDLLVVKTSAGTFTYKVRKVRIVDENDRTVIVPKPRATLTVSTCYPFDFIGSAPERYVLIANLIKTEKP, encoded by the coding sequence ATGAAACATTTCCTTCCATTAGTAAAGAAGAAGCGTACGCTTCTTCTTTTTAGTGCCGTGATACTGTTTGCTGCCGGAGTTTTCTTAACTAGTACAAATGCGTTTAAATTAGCAAAAGCTTACTTTTTCTATGAACAGCAGAAAGCGGATTACCATGTCATCAAAACGGCGCCGGCTAAAGCAAGTGAGACAGAAGGCGCTAAACCTTCACCTTTATACGAAACAAGACCGGTAAAAGGTGAGAGGATGGGTGAATTGATCATCCCTAAACTAGAGGCAGTTCTGCCCATTTACCATGGGACGGATGAAGACGAGCTCGAAAAAGGAGTTGGGCATTTTGCTCAATCTGTCCTTCCTGGTGAAAAGGATAACTCTGTTTTATCAGGACACCGGGATACCGTCTTCAGACAGCTTGGAAAAGTAGGGGAGAACGATCTGCTTGTAGTGAAAACATCAGCTGGCACTTTTACTTATAAAGTTCGCAAGGTACGCATCGTAGATGAAAATGACCGTACGGTGATCGTACCTAAACCAAGGGCGACGCTAACTGTATCTACATGCTATCCGTTCGATTTTATTGGTTCAGCTCCAGAACGCTATGTTTTAATCGCAAATCTCATTAAAACAGAAAAACCGTAA
- a CDS encoding processed acidic surface protein produces MKKYFAACLVLLQLLVAHTALAAGKIDVNSSSYKAYLKEINLTHGQLETYLENFDYRMFDEFEDVEDLRSHLGRRVTDDVLKEILAKYQLTEEQLTDLLVENGDLFDGEKVQDVFYFENYLLETIQIAGDFPTEINDATLQELWESYDFASREEFDQFMKEHGLVLEDYDSIEELDEEIYNFMELPDMESDFEEIFDQLGLTQEEFERLAAHFEKVYQNNPYIDAQLMQLGDRMMAIGDFESVDELSEKDVQEMISIYGEMMDLLNLQAKYYLVKDGIKKELSLQTMMSLNDVDGADLFVELYDLDNKLILDMTLTSEMIGSELIKETGQDLVKTSETVSSIKNQTEKPEATVKGAKMPKTAGFHANWMIAGAFLIAVSFFIRRKLRASI; encoded by the coding sequence GTGAAAAAATATTTCGCGGCATGTCTTGTACTGCTTCAGCTGCTCGTTGCACACACAGCACTGGCTGCAGGCAAGATTGACGTAAACAGCAGCAGCTATAAAGCCTACTTAAAAGAAATTAACCTGACACATGGCCAGCTTGAGACATACTTAGAGAACTTTGATTACAGAATGTTTGATGAATTTGAGGATGTAGAAGATTTAAGAAGTCATCTTGGAAGAAGGGTGACTGATGATGTTCTTAAAGAAATTCTTGCAAAATATCAATTAACAGAAGAACAATTAACAGACCTCCTTGTTGAAAACGGGGATTTATTCGATGGGGAAAAAGTACAGGATGTTTTCTATTTTGAAAATTATTTGCTTGAAACGATCCAAATTGCGGGGGACTTTCCTACAGAAATAAATGATGCTACACTTCAGGAACTTTGGGAAAGCTACGATTTTGCCTCCCGTGAAGAGTTTGACCAGTTTATGAAGGAGCACGGACTTGTTTTGGAAGATTACGATTCTATTGAAGAACTTGATGAGGAAATCTATAATTTTATGGAACTTCCGGATATGGAATCTGATTTTGAAGAAATATTTGATCAGCTTGGTTTAACACAAGAAGAATTTGAGCGTCTTGCTGCACATTTCGAAAAAGTGTATCAAAACAATCCATACATTGATGCGCAGCTGATGCAGCTTGGCGACAGAATGATGGCAATCGGTGATTTTGAAAGTGTGGATGAGCTTTCTGAGAAAGACGTTCAAGAAATGATCTCCATCTACGGTGAAATGATGGATCTGCTTAATTTGCAGGCGAAATACTACCTAGTCAAGGATGGCATTAAAAAAGAGCTCTCCTTGCAGACTATGATGAGTCTCAATGATGTTGATGGCGCAGACCTATTCGTCGAGCTTTATGATTTGGATAACAAACTGATTTTGGATATGACCTTAACTTCTGAAATGATTGGATCGGAATTAATTAAAGAAACGGGTCAGGACTTAGTAAAAACCTCTGAAACAGTTTCATCCATTAAAAATCAGACTGAAAAACCGGAAGCTACGGTTAAAGGTGCTAAAATGCCTAAGACAGCAGGATTCCATGCAAACTGGATGATTGCAGGAGCTTTTTTAATTGCAGTGTCCTTTTTCATCAGAAGAAAGCTGCGTGCATCTATTTGA
- a CDS encoding GNAT family N-acetyltransferase, with the protein MYKIRKAKKEDIKGIAEVHVDSWRTTYRDIVDSDYLNSLTYAEKVNQWEKADLNHLIIAEDEEGRIVGFSSYGKERSEKHGFDGEIYAIYLLDEVQRKGIGSALLLNSIDDLMDKGFQSVMVWVISENPSRGFYESYFPELIGEETFSIGNREHIEYAFGWKDIERLKSMLLQGNRV; encoded by the coding sequence ATGTATAAAATCAGAAAAGCAAAGAAAGAGGATATAAAAGGGATTGCAGAAGTACACGTGGACAGTTGGCGGACCACTTATCGCGATATCGTTGATTCTGATTATTTGAACTCTCTTACTTATGCTGAAAAGGTAAACCAGTGGGAAAAGGCCGATTTAAATCACCTGATTATAGCCGAAGACGAGGAGGGGAGAATCGTAGGATTTTCAAGCTATGGCAAGGAGCGTTCTGAAAAACATGGATTTGATGGAGAAATATATGCCATCTATCTTCTGGATGAGGTTCAGCGAAAAGGGATTGGCAGTGCGCTGCTGTTAAATTCGATTGATGATCTCATGGATAAAGGCTTCCAATCTGTCATGGTTTGGGTAATCAGTGAAAATCCTTCACGTGGATTTTACGAATCCTATTTTCCTGAATTAATAGGCGAAGAAACGTTTTCAATTGGAAATCGGGAACATATTGAATATGCTTTCGGCTGGAAGGATATTGAACGGCTTAAATCCATGCTGCTGCAAGGCAACAGAGTTTAA
- a CDS encoding DMT family transporter: MNKQKTYAYIALLIGVLSVSASAVMVKLTTTPPPVTAFYRMFFSVLLMMPFFLMAKGSGIKEMKKKDWLYISLAGIFLAFHFILWFESLELTSVASSVVLVTLQPLFAFAGTYLLFGERVTRQSVWSAAIAIIGSLIISWGDLQISGWALAGDLLALTACFMVTAYLLFGQEVRKRHSLILHTTLVYGISAGTLLLYCLVFSYSLDPGSGENLMWLLLLAIFPNLLGHSLFNWALKWISTNTISVAILFEPAGAIILAYYVLNEQIMLTQAAGSAVIFAGILLFMAGDIKRSFRGKKVPAQHSNRNLDD; this comes from the coding sequence ATGAATAAACAAAAAACATATGCTTATATCGCACTATTAATTGGGGTGCTCTCTGTCTCGGCCTCTGCAGTAATGGTCAAACTGACCACCACTCCGCCGCCTGTTACGGCTTTTTACCGGATGTTCTTTTCTGTGCTATTAATGATGCCTTTTTTTCTCATGGCGAAGGGATCGGGCATAAAAGAAATGAAAAAGAAAGACTGGCTCTATATTTCCCTGGCAGGAATTTTCCTCGCCTTTCATTTTATTTTATGGTTTGAGTCCCTCGAATTAACATCCGTTGCAAGCTCGGTGGTTCTTGTGACGCTTCAGCCTCTATTCGCATTTGCAGGAACCTACCTTCTTTTTGGAGAGCGGGTAACGCGGCAATCCGTGTGGAGTGCAGCAATTGCGATAATAGGGAGCTTGATAATCAGCTGGGGTGACCTGCAAATCAGCGGATGGGCACTGGCAGGAGATTTACTGGCTTTAACAGCTTGTTTTATGGTTACAGCCTATCTTTTATTCGGGCAGGAAGTAAGAAAGCGGCATTCGCTGATTTTGCATACAACTCTTGTTTACGGAATTAGTGCGGGAACTTTGCTGCTTTATTGTTTAGTATTTTCGTATAGTTTAGATCCAGGAAGCGGAGAAAATTTAATGTGGCTTCTGCTTTTGGCCATTTTTCCTAATCTGCTGGGTCATTCCTTGTTTAATTGGGCTTTGAAATGGATCAGCACGAATACGATTTCAGTCGCTATTCTATTTGAACCAGCGGGTGCAATCATCCTTGCCTATTATGTGCTGAATGAGCAGATCATGTTGACTCAGGCAGCCGGAAGTGCCGTAATTTTTGCGGGGATTTTGCTATTTATGGCGGGGGATATAAAGAGAAGCTTCCGGGGGAAAAAAGTTCCTGCTCAGCATTCTAATAGAAATTTGGATGATTAA